GAACCGCCAGTAGAATCCCTTTACGTGACTGCTGTGTCTGCGAAGCCTCGCATCCCCAATGTCCTGGCCGGCCGCTACGCCTCCGCGGAGCTGGCCGTCCTCTGGTCCCCCGAGCAGAAGGTGAAGCTGGAGCGTCAGCTGTGGCTGGCGGTGCTGCGCGCTCAGAAGGACCTCGGGATCGAGGTGCCCGAAGCGGCGCTGGCCGACTACGAGCGTGTGCTGGACCAGGTGGACCTGGCCTCGATCGCCGAGCGCGAGAAGATCACCCGGCATGACGTGAAGGCCCGGATCGAGGAGTTCAACGCCCTCGCCGGTCATGAGCAGGTCCACAAGGGCATGACCTCCCGGGACCTGACGGAGAACGTCGAGCAGCTTCAGATCCGCCTCTCGCTGGAGCTGATGCGCGACCGCACCGTGGCCGTACTGGCCCGGCTCGGCAAACTCGCCGCGGAGTACCGCGAGCTCGTGATCGCCGGACGCTCGCACAACGTCGCCGCGCAGGCGACGACGCTGGGCAAGCGCTTCGCGACAGCGGCCGACGAGCTGCTGGTCGCCCACGGCCGGCTGGAGGACCTCCTCTCCCGCTACCCGCTGCGCGGGATCAAGGGCCCGGTCGGCACGGCGCAGGACATGCTGGACCTGCTCGGCGGCGACGCGGGCAAGCTCGCCGACCTGGAGCAGCGCATCGCCGGGCACCTCGGCTTCGCCGAGGCGTTCACCTCGGTCGGCCAGGTCTACCCCCGGTCGCTCGACTACGACGTGGTCACCGCCCTGGTGCAGCTCGCCGCTGCGCCCTCCTCGGTGGCGAAGACCGTCCGCCTGATGGCCGGCCACGAGCTGGTGACCGAGGGCTTCAAGCCCGGCCAGGTCGGCTCGTCCGCGATGCCGCACAAGATGAACACGCGCTCCTGCGAGCGGGTCAACGGTCTGATGGTGATCCTGCGCGGCTACGCCTCGATGACCGGCGAGCTGGCGGGCGACCAGTGGAACGAGGGCGACGTGTCCTGTTCCGTGGTCCGCCGGGTGGCGCTCCCGGACGCGTTCTTCGCGTTCGACGGTCTCCTGGAGACCTTCCTGACGGTGCTGGACGAATTCGGCGCGTTCCCCGCCGTCGTGGCACGCGAGCTGGACCGCTACCTCCCGTTCCTCGCCACCACCAAGGTGCTGATGGGCGCCGTACGGGCCGGAGTGGGCCGCGAGGTGGCGCACGAGGCGATCAAGGAGCACGCGGTCGCCTCCGCCCTCGCGATGCGGGAGCAGGGCGCCGAGCGCAACGAGCTGCTCGACAAGCTCGCCGCGGACGAGCGGATCCCGCTGGACCGCGCGCAGTTGGACGAGCTGATGGCCGACAAGCTCTCGTTCACGGGTGCCGCCGGCGACCAGGTGTCGTCGTTGGTCGCCCGGATCGAGAAGATCACCGAGCAGTACCCCGAGGCCGCGAAGTACACCCCCGGCTCGATCCTCTGACCGGCACCGCCCTCACCGCATGACCCCCGAAGAGCTGAGCGCCGCCCGTGACCGCATCGTCCCCGATGTGGCCGCGGGCGGTCTGCGTGTGCTCTTCTGCGGCATCAACCCGAGCCTGACGACGGCGGTGACGGGTCACCATTTCGCTCACCCAGGGAACCGGTTCTGGCCGGTCCTGCACCGCTCGGGCTTCACGCCCCGGCAGCTGCGTCCGTCGGAGCAGGCCGAGTTGCTCGGCCTCGGACTCGGCATCACCAACGTGGTGGCACGGGCCACGGCCCGGGCCGACGAGCTCGGCGCGGACGAGTTCCGGGAGGGCGGGGCCGCTCTGACGGCGAAGGTCGAACTGCTCGCGCCCCAGTGGCTCGCGGTGGTCGGCATCACCGCCTACCGCACGGCCTTCGGGGAACCCCGGGCCCGGATCGGCCCCCAGGCACGCACGGTCGGCGGCGCCCGCGTATGGGCTCTGCCCAACCCCAGCGGCCTCAACGCCCACTGGACGGTCCAGAGCATGGCCGAGGAGTACGCCCGCCTCCGGAACGCCGTCCTCACCCGGCCCCCGGCCGACCGGCCCCGCCCCGGCCAGGCCCCGCCCGGCTGAGCCGCTCCGCCCCGCGCCCCTCCAGCACGGCCTCCACCCTCGCCATGGGTATCCCGTTGCTCGCGGCGAGCACGGCCAGATGGCTGCGCGGTGTACGCGAGCCATGGGCTGCCTGGGCGTCGAGCAGAGCGCCGACGGTGCGCAGCGGTTCGGTGAGATGTGCGTAGGGCCTGCCCCCGATCGTGGCCGAACCGGCGGTCGGCCGGTCCAGGCCGAGGACGAGACGCATGGTCGTGGACTTGCCGGCGCCGTTGGGGCCGAGGAATCCGGTGATCCTGCCCGGTAGCACGCGAAAGCTGAGGCGGTCCACCGCACGGGTGGTTCCGTACTCCTTGGTGAGCTCGTGGACCTCGATGCTGGTCATGCCCTCAAGCCTGGCCGGTACGCCGGGCGGCCCGCCTCCCCCGTCAGCGGGGATCGTCTCCCTCTCATGGGGGAGCCGGTGCGCCCGGCTCGCTGGGACGATGAGGACATGCACCGCATCCTCACCCCGTTGACCAGCGCGGTCACTTACAGCCGCTGGTTGCACATGTTCATTCCGGCTGCCGCGGTCAGTGTGTGGTTCTTCATCTCCGACCAGCTCTGGATGCCCCTGCTCTTCGCGGTGCCGGTGGGCCTCATACCCGCGATGCGGCTCGAGGAGGGTCTGCAGGCGCAGTTGCTGCTGGCTCCGTCCGAGCGCGGGCAGCCCGAC
The nucleotide sequence above comes from Streptomyces sp. NBC_01116. Encoded proteins:
- the purB gene encoding adenylosuccinate lyase; this translates as MTAVSAKPRIPNVLAGRYASAELAVLWSPEQKVKLERQLWLAVLRAQKDLGIEVPEAALADYERVLDQVDLASIAEREKITRHDVKARIEEFNALAGHEQVHKGMTSRDLTENVEQLQIRLSLELMRDRTVAVLARLGKLAAEYRELVIAGRSHNVAAQATTLGKRFATAADELLVAHGRLEDLLSRYPLRGIKGPVGTAQDMLDLLGGDAGKLADLEQRIAGHLGFAEAFTSVGQVYPRSLDYDVVTALVQLAAAPSSVAKTVRLMAGHELVTEGFKPGQVGSSAMPHKMNTRSCERVNGLMVILRGYASMTGELAGDQWNEGDVSCSVVRRVALPDAFFAFDGLLETFLTVLDEFGAFPAVVARELDRYLPFLATTKVLMGAVRAGVGREVAHEAIKEHAVASALAMREQGAERNELLDKLAADERIPLDRAQLDELMADKLSFTGAAGDQVSSLVARIEKITEQYPEAAKYTPGSIL
- the mug gene encoding G/U mismatch-specific DNA glycosylase, producing the protein MTPEELSAARDRIVPDVAAGGLRVLFCGINPSLTTAVTGHHFAHPGNRFWPVLHRSGFTPRQLRPSEQAELLGLGLGITNVVARATARADELGADEFREGGAALTAKVELLAPQWLAVVGITAYRTAFGEPRARIGPQARTVGGARVWALPNPSGLNAHWTVQSMAEEYARLRNAVLTRPPADRPRPGQAPPG